The DNA region TGGAGTACTGGCATTCATTAGACTTAGCacaacatgtttatgtatgttaAGTATGTCTCATAAGGAATAGGAATAGAGCAGATTGGGTCGAGCCTATAGTACAGGGATATTTTTGTACTTGTACATGTTTAGagttgcatataaatatgatgcTTGTAACCCTGGATGtttgatcatcatcatcacaattaataaagaaTAGTTTCACTCTTGTGGGCGTAGACATGAAccacgtaaatcttgtcttCCTTACTTtttgtcattgttattgtttcttgttcttgttaatCTCAACAATGTAACTGATTTTTGTTGATATCATTTCTGAAATTCATTGCTTTAGCTAACGTTTACTGGACAATTACTGAACTGCTCAGTTTACCTTCAGCCTAGCTTTTGAACAGGCAGGTAGAGATCCGGGCTGCATATTTACCAAGAAAGGAGGCATTGACGTTGATAAGATTAAACAATCAAAGTACTTTCAAACCCTCATTCAACAATCTGAGGGAATAACTTGTCATAAAACGGTATATAGCAAATTGTACTTCATTTCGTGTTTGTTGAGTGAACTACTTAACAACAATTCCTTTTCCCATTaggtttttattttctcttttggtGGTACCTGACCTCTAACTGGAACACCCtcataatttatttcattgtaATGGAAATTCATGCAATTTCTCACAGGCAGATAAACTTACTAGGCGGGAGAATCTGACTAGCAAGATCTCAAAATCACCAGTACTGACAAATTATGGAGATGTCTCCAGGTTTAACCATAAGAGATCTGAAAAAGATAATAGTCCAGATATCTGCTTGATAGAAAAGGTTCATTCAAATTATGACTCCAAGGATCGTGGTGCTGCCATGGAGATTGAAGATGAAGAGGCAGAAAGAACTTTTGGGAATAGTCCCAAAATGAAACGGCTCCACATGGAAACCATTGGGCAAAGAAACAAGAATGTGAAATCCCCCTTGTGCAATGAAGGAGCTGATGCTGATTCTCCTTGTAATGGATTTGTTACTGCTAGAGCAAAATTGGTACTCATTTGATTTCACTGAGCAGTATTTTTACATGTTGTCACCATTATCTTTCTCTGAGATATCTGTTTCATGGCTTCTCTTTCTCTCTACCTCTCTCTCTTTGTTTGCATTTCTTAAtaacatgattttattttatttttttccatttatttGTTTAGTGTCTATATATGTCTCCCATATCTAACTCTTGGAAAGCAGTGTTGCTTCATATATGTGAACTCAAGATAGATGCATTGAAAATTCTTTGCCAACAGAAAATACTCTGGTTGCACATTCTCGTACTAGTATTTTCCATTACTAGATGAAGTACAAGTGTGTGCTGaatttattttcttcatttattGAATTGTCATTCTTGAAGATCTCTAAGATGTTTAAATTCCTGAGATGCAGTGATAATTCATTGCCAAAAGAAAATGCACTGATTGTATGTtctaatactagtattttaaatttctaatgaacttcaagtgtgtgctgaatttatttactttatttataaaattcttACTCCTGAGGATTTCTTAGAGGTTTAAATTCTTCAGTGACTTAATATGATAGGAAATGGATGTGAGGCAAAGACGAGGAATAAATGGTTCTCCTAGTGCCACAGATTCTCCACAGAGTGATAACACTATGGCAAACAAAAGCTATGGAGTCAGGCCTTATGGGTTTCCACGACGTGGTGTTCGAGGTAATTTTGTTCCTCCAATCAGAGGGAGTGGAAATAATGGTGGTAATGTGACTTCACGCAATGCCGGGAAAGGTGAAGATGCGTTAGAGGATTCAACAAGGAGATGGTTAGTTGACTTCTCTATGTGAATTCTCTAGACTAATAAGGAgagggaaaaacaaaaaaagaagaagaggaaaggaTTATGCTTTATTGCCCATATCTAATGCAGAACTTTTCCTATTTCCACACTGTTAAGTTTGGAAATGCTTTGTGGTCCTGATGGTGAGCTTCCTGAGAAATTGAGGAATCTAGAGCCTAGACTTATTGAACATGTCAGCAATGAGATTATGGATAGGGATCCCAATGTTAGGTGGAATGACATTGGTAAGATTATGAAGAATATCATCCTTCTTTTGCTGATCAATTTCTAATTCTCTATCCTCACCtagctttcttcttctttcctctATAGCTGGGTTGGAGCATGCTAAGAAAGTTGTGAATGAGATGGTCATCTATCCATTGATGCGCCCCGATTTATTCAGGGGATGCCGTTCCCCAGGCCGTGGCCTTCTCCTGTTTGGTCCACCTGTATGTCCATAGTCCACGTACTGAAAAGATACTGATCAAAGACAATTGAGTTGTTTAATGTTACATCTTTCATGCATCAGGGAACTGGTAAAACTATGATAGGGAAAGCTATTGCTGGAGAGGCTAAAGCAACATTCTTTTACATATCTGCCAGTTCTTTAACAAGCAAATGGGTATGTATATTCTTAATGATCAGATTGTTAAGAATCCTATATCTTGGGAAAcagaataaagaaaaaaaaaacaaagagtttTTTACTTTTACAAAAATCATTGATTGACATTCATTGCTGTAGATTGGTGAGGGAGAAAAGTTAGTGAGGGCACTATTTGGAGTTGCCAGTTGTCGTAAACCTGCTGTCATATTCGTTGATGAAATCGATTCTCTGCTGTCTCAGGTATGTAGGTTCTGTCCTATGAAAAGATAAACATATCTGCTGTTTCTACTGGGTAACAAATGTGGGATATTAAGAATGAGCTTTGGAGAATTGCGTCTTTCTTTCTGTTTTAAAGTGGAAATAGTGCATTTCCTGCTTGTACTTTGCCTTGTACATTTCAGCTAAATAATAAAGATTGAAACTCCTAGAATCCATGCTCAAATTTTGATGACAGAATACAGTTGGTGTGAATTTCAGAACAGTAGTGCTGTTTACTAATCCATCTGGAACCAGCTTTCTAGTCCAGGGTTTGAACCATATTACTATGTACCACATGCTAAGAGAAGGATCCTGCTAAGACCGTTTTGTTGGTGGTTGTAGCGCAAATCGGAAGGTGAACATGAATCAAGTAGGCGGCTGAAGACACAGTTCCTTATTGAGATGGAGGGCTTTGACAGTGGTAGTGAGCAAATTCTGCTTATAGGTGATTTATCTACTACTGAAACCGTTGCACACTAAGCATTTACAATGTAAACATGTGCAGAAGGAACCGAACCATTCAAGGCTGCTGATTTATGTGTAATCTAACAACAGTATAAGTAATTACGCAGCATTGTGGATTCATATTAAGACAAGTTGGTGCATTGATTCTTGTGTTGGTAGTGCAGGTGCAACTAATAGACCACAAGAGCTTGATGAGGCTGCAAGGAGGAGACTTACTAAGAGACTCTATATTCCACTCCCTTCCTCAGGTATCATTTATTTGCTGTTTGTTTTTACAGGGAGCTACTGCGAATATGTTGCTAACATATTGTATTGTGAAAATAAAGAAGCAAGAGCATGGATAATCCAGAATCTGTTGGAAAAGGATGGATTATTTAATCTTTCGAAAGAGGAGATTGAAACTGTATGCAAATTAACTGAAGGTTTGTGCAGTGCACGTAATTAcaactaatttaatttatttcgtGTGTTGGTGGctcatgtttaaaaaaaaaaaatttaatatatattttggttgATTATTATTAGGGTATTCTGGATCTGACATGAAGAACTTAGTAAAGGATGCATCAATGGGGCCACTTAGAGAGGTTCTTCAGCAGGGCGTTGAAATCACAAAGCTAAGGAAGGAGGACATAAGACCTGTTTCTCTTCAGGTGATTTTCTCAAATACAAAGACTCCATTTGATTGTTTTCCATTCCATTCCAGTTTGCAATTCTGGTTGTTTGTAATGTTTTTTATTAGGACTTCAAGAATTCGTTACAAGAGGTAAGGCCTTCAGTATCATTGAATGAACTGGGCACATACGAGGATTGGAATAAACAGTTTGGAAGCTTATCACTCTAGGAGTAGGAGAGATGTTTATGGAATGCTGCTGCCAAATGCCATTCAAAACCATATATGGTGATTGGTGGACACCATCAGAGTACAGTTGAGTTGATTGCCGGTGAAACATAAACACCTACGTACAAATGATCAGTGTTGTGTGGTTGTGGTAACATGGCGATACTGTTCACAAATTTCAGAAGACCAAGCTGTCAGATGTGTGTGAATTCAATTTGCTGCAACTtagctataataataatattaatattaatattaatattttacctAAACTCATGCCATGCAGAGTAACATTTTATACCACTACTTCTGTATACAATAAGTACGGATTAGTTTTTAACTAATTACActtaaattcatattcatttctTCACAAAGATGATGTGGAAAGAAGGATGATAATATTTAAGCAGACTCAACAAATATTTTGCACTTTgtcctttaaattttttttattataatattttaaatagtgCAACTTATTGTAATGCAAGAGAATGATAAATAAGTCTATATGAGTTTAGCTTAGTAGTTTAGTAAGCAGTAACATCAATGTGGGGAGGGTCCCTTGTGCAGACATTGACATTTGGTCTTGTCTGCTAAGTTACTGAGTTACTGCGATTTATTTCTTTTCACATGCTTTGTCGAGTCAGTAGAGTCGGTATTTCTTTTCACATGCTTTGTCGAGTCAGTAGAGTCGGTATTTCTTTTCACATGCTTTGTCGAGTCAAGGCATGGATTGGATTAGAGATTCAACTTTTTAGGATAATTGGAGATTCAACTTTTTGGGATAAGAAGAGAGTGACAAATAAATGTCTGTCACTTTACTacaatcaatttattttttattttgttgatgatGTGGAAAGAAGAAAGTAAGCAACATTAGAGGTGGACTTGTAGGGCTCGTTTGGTTTGCAGAAAATACTTTATGGaaagtgaaattaaaattcCATAGAAAAGTAATTACTAGAAATatgaattttgttgtttagttgatgaaaaaaattactGTGAATATTAATTCTGTTTTGGTTAGATTTAGAATTGTAAGGAATAAcgagtataaaaatatatatgctcctacaaatttaaaaaataataattagaaaaaagCACAAGGGATAACATAGTCCATCCATACCAATCTTTCTTCCCTTCTtccatggaaaataaaatacttagtcCAGTTAGgaattttgttttcctcaaatttgaggaatttattttccaatgaaaaaaaaatttcataaaccAAACGTAAAAAATGAGCattgaaaaacattttccttagAAGTCGTTTCCTCCAAACCAAACATGCCCGTAGTATTTGTGTAAGACAAGATTGGACTATAGAAAGAAGCACTATGCGTTGTTGGCTTACAGCACAGGGacagggagggagggaggggtGCATTGCGATTCAGCCATTGGAGGCGGAGGGAGCATTTTGGAAACCCTAAATTAAAACTCGTGTATTTAGTTCCAAAATTTGTCATCCCAATAGTAAAGAAACGGTGCCGTGTTTACATCTTTATAAAGCTTATTAATAATCTCACTCTACCAGTACTCCTCGGACGACACAAAATTGCACACCGATCTGATTGTAGTCTCGTCTGTCTACTCCCACGACTCCCCTCATACACTATAACAtgtactctctctctctctctctctctctctcgctatctatctatctatcttatGTGTATCATTTTCCTGTGTTAATTTTGACGGTGATTGTGAAGGAGACATTCGGTGAATCGTCCGCCCACACCCGATGTGGGAGATGACGAAGAAAAGCAGCCTTCGTTTCAAGAaatcatcaacatcaaggtctaatttcttcttcttcttgccgCCAGCCTTCACACACTAATTCAACTTCTTCTGTTCTGTTCTGTTCTGTTCTGCtcttcaataaaaataaaatgaaattgaattaataatttgttcatcTTCCTTAGTTGATTGAGAGTGGGGAAAAGGAACGCTTGATGGAGCTGCTGAGGGAGAGGCTAGTTGAATGTGGGTGGAAGGATGAAATGCTCACGCTTTGTAGGTACTCACTACTCACTCTCCTAACTCCTAactcctaattacttgtttatCATTACTCAATACAATATGCCACACCCCACTGTATTTCAATTTTCCCACTTTGCACTTTGAGCTTGTAATTCATATACTCCTCCACTGATTAGAGTGTCAGCTAGGTcattttcagcttattgttaATACGATTTTTGGGCCTTCCCTTCCCATATCAGTTTATCATTCTATTACACTGGTAGAATGCTCATTTGCACATTTCTCATCTTCATGCCATAACAACAACTCAAAAACTCAGTCAGGGCAACCCCAGCCCAGCCGtgttggcttggtaaccacaaaaTTCCAAGTTCCACTACAGTGGGGAgggagcggcctattggccttcttggtttgagtccgTAAGCTATGGGCAATCTTGTCCTTTGCCACCTAAGATCACAAGGCAGGGTTAACTCAGTGCACACTTTCGGGTTGTGGCTGCGAGTTTCCATCGtcttccaaaaataaataaactcaaAAAGTCTATTTTTTTGTTAACAGCGTTATATATAAGCAGTACTGACCTTTTCACTTTGGTGAGTACATAAATGACTTTCGTTATCCGAATGAAAAGACTAGCATGATGTATTTTGTGATGTCAATGTtaggtttcaactttcaacaacGTTGTCTTTGCAATTTGTAGTAGACATTAGGTGTCATGAGTAGGATACAGACATGTATCCTTTCTAGTTTTAGATTTTCTACTCTTATCATTTATTGCTGCAAATGAGGAAGGATCTTTTCGATTGTGGATACCTATAGGCTATAGTCCTATATGACCTCTACTTCACATACTTGCATCCTGATGTTAATTTGTACATGTTTAGAAAAGCTTAAATCTTTACCATCTATGTTCTGTAAATTTGCATCTTTCATATATCTAAATTTCTCTCGTTGAATGTATCTTTAGAGCCTTTATAAAGAAGAAAGGACGAAACAATGTCACTCTTGATGACCTAATACAAGTGATTACCCCAAAAGGCAGAGGTTAGTATACCCGTTTACCTTCCACAAAGTGCTAAGTATAATCTCAAGTATTTAGCTGCCTTTTTTTTGCTGATGCTATTAGTTCTCTCTTTTTTGTTGGCCTcattataattttcatttttgtctAGAATTAGAAAATGAGTTTTTGATCCTTCAATTCTTTAACTACCCAGGTTTAGAAGTCAGTGATTTTGATACTCTAAGCACATTGTAATCTGAAGCTCGCTACAATTGTGCTCAATAGAACTGCGAAATCTAATTGATTGATTAGgtagtacaaaaataaaaacaagtttAATTGGAGTTTACACCAACAATTTGAGAATTGTATTTAGATAAGAAAAAGCAAGAAGAAATAAAGAGATGGTTAACAAGatttagaatttatttatttcctgACTGGGGAGAGCTCCTTTTTGATATTGTAAAATTGCAGTTGAAATATGCACTTGTGTTTTTTGCAATTTATGAGCTTTATATATAGACAAATGCTTTTGCTTGGTGTATTAGTAATTTTCAGATGgtttagaaatatatatacattgatttattatttaatatcctTGTTTTTAATAAATGTTGCAGCGTCAATTCCAGATTCTGTTAAAGCCGAGCTGCTACAAAGAATACGCACTTTTCTGGTTTCAGCTTCTCTTTGATTGGTGTGAGCAGAGTAAGTTATATGTGCAATTATGGTGTGTTTGCGATGTCTGATCTGAAGGAGGGAGGTATTGTAATGGGAGTTGTGTAGTTGTATTCATTAGTGTGAAGACAAGGAATGCAATGCAGCAGGTCTTGTGCTAGCTAATTCACAAGTATAGATTAATGTTGATTTAGTACAAGTTGTGGCCCGCCTGTGGGGGAGTTTGACTTTCTGTTTCTCCTCAGTGTATAAGTGGTGGAATAGTTAGAGGCTTGTGATCTTTGCTTTATATCATGTTTCTGAATGcttgctttcttcttctttgtggGATTTCATGCACTGCACTGAATCTGGGTAGGACACTAGGACTtgtcattcaaatttcaaacccaAACAAGCCACGTGCCACATAATTCAGGCCATTTGCATCTACAAGTTTCTTTtgatatctataaattgatacgGACTACTTTACTTTAAGGGGCCGTTTGGTTCGGGTAAtctgagattacctaggtaatctgagtctggtaatgttatattatcttgtttgtctcaagttatgagattatcCGAACATGCGTTTTTCAAGGCATCGCGTAGCACATGCGTTTATGGACAATGAGTAACATATTTTAGCATAATGAATCTTATTAATAGAATTTAGAAAGCAAGAGTTGAAACTGGGAAGATTTCTTGGTTTAACTTTTGAGTActaaaaaagttttattttttttaacactcaataaagtaaatttaaaacgaaaaaaaaaagagcattattcaaataaaattattgtttttaattttttatactatatttgaatgtgtatatgattttttttaaagaagataTAACAAAaaggtaataataatacttgGGATTGAATGATTTAGGTAATAAGCATTTGGACTATTAATATATGTtcgtttttaatatatttattttaatatattatcaaaaaaaagtaaacattcaatatactaaaaataaaataaataaaaagtaaacatttaatatattaaaaataaagtaaatatttaTCAATCTTTCTCCTTCCTATGATACCctatactacggagtattatttatccacaatagttataccatgaaccaagATTCACCAATACAGATGCATAATTTAGACCAAAGTTCACAATGTAAGCAAATATTTATCAATGATTCCCCTTCCTATGATACCCAAATAACCCAATATTATTTATTGGTAATTGTTATACCGTGACCCAAGGTGTGATTCACCAATGCAGAGTGCAGACACATAACTAATGTTGTTTTAGACCAAATAACTTAATGTTACACATAACTTGAATGTTGTTTTAGACCAAATAACTTAATGTTGTTTTGGACCAAAATTTCAGTTATTTTGGACCAAAATTTCATAACGCTAGATAGACCCtaattcatggtataataagTAAATGTGTCCCCACGAGAATTTAAAATTGGAGAGATTGTACTTTGAGGAAAAAGGAGTCATTGTTATAAAAGTTATATAAGATACATGACCCAACATGAGTTGACTTGCAAGTTGCAAGATCCAGTGAAGTTGAGGTCAGGAAAATCCATTGCATACATGAACccacactatatatatagatgactTCATCACTATTACAGAGTCTAGCTACTAGTACACCGGGCTAGATTTTTTAAACATATTCACTAGTACCCATCATCACACctcattacttttattttttccttcccAGACTTACATTCCAAGCTTACGCTGGGGAAAATCTGGTCAACCCAAACCTGCCTTCTTGCCTCATTGTTTCACATATAACAAGATGATGCTGCCATTTTTGTTCGTAATAACACAAGAGCGAATAAACTCTATTCAGCCACTCCACTGTTGACTCCCGCTTGTTCACATAGATCTAGTAAGTCTAGTGTCTGCAAAACCACAATAATTCAAAACTATGATTCTCTACAGGATACAGGAAAACTGATGGATGCATGTGTTATCATTTGAATAGAGATATTTGTCTTACCTCCGGTACTGAGAGCTCAAGACGGAACTTTGGACCATCATAATGGTGCAAAACTGGTCTAAAAGCATCTTCCTCCAGTGGCTTGCAAAGCTTCCTAATATGGATTCTCACCTAAATGTTAGAAATATCAAACTCAGTCATCAACAGAAACCCATAAATAAACACACCTGAAGTTCATAAGGTGAAACATACCTGGGCAGGGAACCTTGATTCTCCTTTGCATTTTTTATCTTCCCAAGCAGTAGGATCAATGTTGGAACCCCCAAAACTTGCTGCCTgttttaaagtaaaataacaAAGTCTTGTGAGGAATTTAAACAAGTACTCCATCATAGATTGCATCAAACTTACTAAAATGCCTTCTTAAAGTACAGAAGTTTTTGAACTTGTTAAAACTGGCTGCCTGttttaaagtaaaataagaaAGTCTTGTGAGGAATTTAAACAAGTACAACATCATAGATTGCATCAAACTTGCCAAAATACCCTCTTAAGGTACAGAAGTTTTTGAACTTGTTATCAAACCGGCCAACTAGGTTCAGAAATTAACAAAAGTTGTTCTCGTAAATTTGGGTGATATATGAAAGATTTTGGGACACAAATATTGAACCAAACCAGGTTACCATGGAATCATGCTCAAGAGCACTAAGATAACAGAACAAAGAAGCAACAAACCTCAAAGATACCATGCAACTGGTGAGTGGTGTAGTTATAAAGAAACAAAGGTAATCCTGGAGTAATTGCCCTCACAGAGTCTCTGTATCTGGGTGGTAGTCCTGAAAAAGGACAGCAAATTAGCCAGTATTGTTAGCAATTCATAGATGAATAACTTGaaatcacaataatattatatgaaTTGTGGATTTGCAGGTCATCCCATAGGTGCAGATGCAGCTCCTATAAAAATGCATTGCAAACTTGGACTTCACACTTCACTTTTGCTGATATTTAGGGACAATAAAATTCTCCTAACCATTAATGCTAAATATCCAAGTCCAGTTAGGTAGAAACAGAATCAAAGGcaagaaaattaattaccaaagaGCTGTCGCTTCAAATCCTCTTGCATAGTGTCATTGTTGCAAACAAAGATGTATCCACCAAGCACCTCATTCCTTGGAAGTGTCTCTGCAGCAGGCAAGGTCTTAAACCTCTTATCCACAGCACCATTGGCATTGAGACTTTCATTGGTGTTGTTAAGATCCTTGTTCATGCTGTTGGGGTTGAACTTGCTTCCAGATATATTCCCCAGAGTGTTGACATTAGGCTTATGGTAGATGGCatttaaattgtaaaaatcATTCCTAATAGAACTTTTACTGAAGTTGTCAGTCACTTTTGATTCTAAATTCAGCATATTGAAGTTCAGGGTCTCAAATTTGTTATCTTCTTGAAATCCAAAATTGTCTCTGGGCCTAACTTCAACCGGACCCTTTGAAAGGTCAAGATTATTCCTGCGCTCACCCTTTGACCGTGTCTGCTCAGCCAACTTGGAAGCAACCATTAGCCATTTGTGATCCTCAGAGACTTTTGTTGATTGCCCTCGAAGCTCATCACCAAATTGCCAATAGCTGTTCATGCTCTCCATGTTGCAGAACCTGAAAACAACTTTGGCAAAATTCTGTCATAAGCCAGCCATAGGTTTAtccacatataaatatataatcaccACAGAAACATCTCTAAAAAGGGGAAAGACAGTGTTCAGAACAAAATTCTCACACACAATACAAACATCAATGCTGCCCTGACAGAAACAGCCTTGATTTTATACTTAGTGAGCTCAATACTAGATCTGGGAGCTTGCAAATGTCCAAACCCTCCAATAACAGTGAGTTCAATCATTGAAAGAACGCATACAATCtcatatcatttttaaaaaacattatagTTTAACACAAACCCTATCACGACTAATACAGAGCTCATGAAAGAGACAGAAAGGAAGAAAAGTCCAGCGGCAAAATATCATTAACATagaataaaactaaaaataaacaagaaaagCAATCGTCTCCAAACATAAAAATCATCAAGCGAATGGAAAGTACTGAAATAGTTCTCAGATCTCGAACTTAATTTAATTCCAAATTAAGCGAAATTGCATAAAATTAGCACTAGAGCGAGCAATATAAAGTTCAACAAAGAGATCAAAGCATGAATTAGCATAGAAAAAGCAGAAATGAAATCATAGCACCACCAGAAGTACAAAATGTTAGCAGATTAAAAAGAAGATTCAAGTGCAAAATCAGTAATACTCAGCAGATCATAACTAAGTACTCCATAGATGCAATAGCGGCTTACTTTTAGGATTCAGATCAAAGaagatagagagagagggagggagaaAAGTAAGGGTTTACCTCTCCGGCTGTGGGAATCCCGGAAGATGCGACGGCGAAGAAGGAGAGTGCAGATTTTTGGTATTTATGGCAGCAACTTTTACTGAATTACTGAATTGCCCAAACAGTTGGACTTAATTACGCCACTGCCAcacaattttgaatttatttgaGAATAGTGGAATAAGTGGATGATGATTTTGGGCCACATGTCCACGCGCTGGCTGTGGTTTATGTGAATTCGTCGTTTACTTCGCACTACAATATGACAAtatgtaaaattgttatgtCTAGAGTTTATATCTAAAGTTAATAGATATTTTGTGTGAACTGGTATTTAGTCATGTCTGTTGAGTTATTGAGTTACCACGATTCATTCTTCTAAATGTTGTCGGGTCGTGGATCTCTAGACGACCGTCCGGATTATTTAGCAAGCAGCAACGACGCTAGCCTAACTGGTGGCAGGGATGCAAGGTTAGGTTCCCCGCCTCCCCCTCAAGAAATTGAAGTGGAGTCCCCACGGAGAGAAAACCCAGCAATGAAGGGCAACTCACGCAACTAGACACTCCAAGCATCACGCCAAGGCAAGAGATATGAAGGGACAGGGCAGTGACCAGCTGCTTTCAGGTCTGTCCTGGAGTGGTTGGGACCACAGGGGGGCAAGGGGTCTTCCACTAAAAGCTCACGCCAGTGCAAGAGCAAGGCGGAGACAAAGCGATCACCGACGGAGAAGATGGGCGAGTCCGTTGAACCGGTTCCATGTCGATCCACGGCATATAATACCCTACAAGATGAGGTGGTTGAGAGgctgcaaaaaataaaaataaaaattgaggaatTAGAAAATAAGGTGGACGCGAGAGAGCATTCGCTAGAGCCCGAGGTGAAGATGGTCGTGGTCGTAGTACAAAACGACATAAAAATACTCGGAGTATTCCGGGATTATCGATCCACAGAGAAGTGGTGTATTAATCACTAACTACTAATCTATTCACGAGAAGTTGTTCCTAGCGTTTACAAAGGATAATTAGCTGCGaatatgcaaataaaataaataaagcaaagcaaACAGATTTTTAGATTCAAGAGAGTAAGAGCGAGATTTTTGGGattcaaagtgtttaatcacctagtgtcAACTTagagtgaaataatcattctgGTTAAAACTAGTGTGGAAGATTGCAACTAACAAGGGTAAGAATTACTCTCATAATTCAAACCCAAAACAAGATAATTGGAATATACTCACTCCCATGAGATATAATCACAACAATTATGTAAGAACAAGCAATCTACATAAAATCCCTTACTCAATATGTCCTCTCTCAAGGTACAATAATCAAgcgcaattgtgggtgctctaattcatatcCTAACTCCCATCAAGATACAAACCTAGAAATGATACAAGTAATTtatgcatctaattacaagcatcaagaaaataaatcacaattgcaacacaaggTAATAGCctaaatagatatttcattaaagCAAATTAAGAACGAGGCACATatgttcataaacacttttatacccaaaaatcccaaaggaaagttTAGCTAATCATGACTAGcataatttcaacaaatatacaataaagcttaaagt from Ipomoea triloba cultivar NCNSP0323 chromosome 6, ASM357664v1 includes:
- the LOC116022845 gene encoding ATPase family AAA domain-containing protein FIGL1 isoform X1; amino-acid sequence: MEEEKSEVWWRKEVDTNLKRLHSFVFGAEKARERGDFSSAQVLALGLVGFLDSHSHSDTDRAFLRPIRCEALSNLDSARRSLIPESDRLAFEQAGRDPGCIFTKKGGIDVDKIKQSKYFQTLIQQSEGITCHKTADKLTRRENLTSKISKSPVLTNYGDVSRFNHKRSEKDNSPDICLIEKVHSNYDSKDRGAAMEIEDEEAERTFGNSPKMKRLHMETIGQRNKNVKSPLCNEGADADSPCNGFVTARAKLEMDVRQRRGINGSPSATDSPQSDNTMANKSYGVRPYGFPRRGVRGNFVPPIRGSGNNGGNVTSRNAGKGEDALEDSTRRCLEMLCGPDGELPEKLRNLEPRLIEHVSNEIMDRDPNVRWNDIAGLEHAKKVVNEMVIYPLMRPDLFRGCRSPGRGLLLFGPPGTGKTMIGKAIAGEAKATFFYISASSLTSKWIGEGEKLVRALFGVASCRKPAVIFVDEIDSLLSQRKSEGEHESSRRLKTQFLIEMEGFDSGSEQILLIGATNRPQELDEAARRRLTKRLYIPLPSSEARAWIIQNLLEKDGLFNLSKEEIETVCKLTEGYSGSDMKNLVKDASMGPLREVLQQGVEITKLRKEDIRPVSLQDFKNSLQEVRPSVSLNELGTYEDWNKQFGSLSL
- the LOC116022083 gene encoding transcription and mRNA export factor ENY2, which encodes MRHSVNRPPTPDVGDDEEKQPSFQEIINIKLIESGEKERLMELLRERLVECGWKDEMLTLCRAFIKKKGRNNVTLDDLIQVITPKGRASIPDSVKAELLQRIRTFLVSASL
- the LOC116023170 gene encoding B2 protein; its protein translation is MESMNSYWQFGDELRGQSTKVSEDHKWLMVASKLAEQTRSKGERRNNLDLSKGPVEVRPRDNFGFQEDNKFETLNFNMLNLESKVTDNFSKSSIRNDFYNLNAIYHKPNVNTLGNISGSKFNPNSMNKDLNNTNESLNANGAVDKRFKTLPAAETLPRNEVLGGYIFVCNNDTMQEDLKRQLFGLPPRYRDSVRAITPGLPLFLYNYTTHQLHGIFEAASFGGSNIDPTAWEDKKCKGESRFPAQVRIHIRKLCKPLEEDAFRPVLHHYDGPKFRLELSVPETLDLLDLCEQAGVNSGVAE
- the LOC116022845 gene encoding ATPase family AAA domain-containing protein FIGL1 isoform X2 → MEEEKSEVWWRKEVDTNLKRLHSFVFGAEKARERGDFSSAQVLALGLVGFLDSHSHSDTDRAFLRPIRCEALSNLDSARRSLIPESDRLAFEQAGRDPGCIFTKKGGIDVDKIKQSKYFQTLIQQSEGITCHKTADKLTRRENLTSKISKSPVLTNYGDVSRFNHKRSEKDNSPDICLIEKVHSNYDSKDRGAAMEIEDEEAERTFGNSPKMKRLHMETIGQRNKNVKSPLCNEGADADSPCNGFVTARAKLEMDVRQRRGINGSPSATDSPQSDNTMANKSYGVRPYGFPRRGVRGNFVPPIRGSGNNGGNVTSRNAGKGEDALEDSTRRCLEMLCGPDGELPEKLRNLEPRLIEHVSNEIMDRDPNVRWNDIAGLEHAKKVVNEMVIYPLMRPDLFRGCRSPGRGLLLFGPPGTGKTMIGKAIAGEAKATFFYISASSLTSKWIGEGEKLVRALFGVASCRKPAVIFVDEIDSLLSQRKSEGEHESSRRLKTQFLIEMEGFDSGSEQILLIGATNRPQELDEAARRRLTKRLYIPLPSSARAWIIQNLLEKDGLFNLSKEEIETVCKLTEGYSGSDMKNLVKDASMGPLREVLQQGVEITKLRKEDIRPVSLQDFKNSLQEVRPSVSLNELGTYEDWNKQFGSLSL